In Rutidosis leptorrhynchoides isolate AG116_Rl617_1_P2 chromosome 2, CSIRO_AGI_Rlap_v1, whole genome shotgun sequence, one genomic interval encodes:
- the LOC139892209 gene encoding long chain acyl-CoA synthetase 9, chloroplastic: protein MSAYIVGVLAPLLLTLALRSKREKKRGLLTDVGGEPGYAIRNHRFTSPVETAWAGITTLADLFEHACKQHVDKNLLGTRKLISKETEVNSDGKTFEKLHLGEYEWMSYGQVFQVVCNVASGLVQVGHKSGERVAIFADTREEWFIALQACFRRNVTVVTMYASLGEEAICHSLNETEVTTIICGNKELKKLLDLSGQIDTVERVICMDDDHFSTEGNNSWKVLSFSELKQIGRENPVEADLPLVADVAVIMYTSGSTGLPKGVMMTHSNVLSTVSAVMTIVPGLGVKDVYLAYLPMAHILELAAENLIAAVGSSIGYGSPLTLTDTSNKIKRGTKGDASVLRPTLMACVPAILDRVRDGVRKKVDSAGGLSKTLFNLAYNRRLSAINGSWFGAWGLEKLIWNILVFKKVRAILGGRIRFILSGGAPLSADTQRFINVCLGAPIGQGYGLTETCAGGTFSEYDDTSVGRVGAPLPCSYIKLIDWPEGGYLTSDSPMPRGEIVIGGPNVTLGYFKNDEKTKEVYKVDERGFRWFYTGDVGQFHKDGCLEIIDRKKDIVKLQHGEYVSLGKVEAALSVSPYVDNIMVYASSFHSYCVALVVASQSAVEYWAVQKGVEFNDFASLCEMEETVKEVYNSLVKAAKTARLERFEIPAKIKLLSEAWTPESGLVTAALKLKRDVIRKMFSEDLANFYAS, encoded by the exons ATGAGTGCTTATATAGTTGGAGTCTTGGCTCCACTTTTACTCACTCTTGCCCTTCGCTCTAAAAGGGAGAAAAAACGAGGTTTGCTCACTGACGTTGGTGGGGAGCCCGGGTACGCGATCAGAAACCATCGGTTTACGTCTCCGGTGGAAACTGCGTGGGCCGGGATCACGACTCTTGCTGATCTTTTCGAGCACGCATGCAAGCAGCATGTTGACAAAAATCTACTTGGAACACGAAAATTGATTTCTAAGGAGACAGAAGTAAATTCAGACGGGAAGACGTTTGAAAAACTTCATTTAGGTGAGTACGAGTGGATGAGTTATGGTCAAGTGTTTCAAGTTGTATGTAACGTTGCGTCTGGATTGGTGCAAGTTGGGCACAAAAGTGGCGAACGTGTTGCGATCTTTGCGGATACACGTGAAGAATGGTTTATCGCACTGCAG GCTTGTTTCAGGCGTAATGTCACCGTTGTGACCATGTATGCATCGTTGGGAGAAGAAGCCATTTGCCACTCATTGAATGAG ACGGAGGTTACTACAATAATTTGTGGAAACAAAGAGCTGAAGAAGCTTCTAGATTTAAGTGGACAAATTGACACGGTAGAACGTGTAATATGCATGGATGATGATCACTTTTCAACTGAAGGAAACAACAGTTGGAAAGTTTTATCATTTTCTGAATTAAAACAAATTGGCAGAGAGAATCCTGTTGAAGCAGATCTACCCCTTGTTGCTGATGTGGCAGTGATTATGTATACAAGCGGGAGTACCGGGTTACCTAAG GGAGTGATGATGACACACAGCAACGTTTTATCGACAGTTTCTGCTGTCATGACAATTGTACCTGGCCTTGGAGTCAAGGATGTTTATTTAGCGTATTTACCGATGGCACATATTCTTGAACTTGCAGCCGAG AATCTGATTGCAGCCGTAGGAAGTTCTATAGGTTATGGATCCCCTCTAACTCTTACAGATACATCGAACAAAATTAAGAGGGGCACAAAAGGAGATGCGTCGGTCTTAAGGCCAACTTTGATGGCATGTGTTCCTGCTATTCTCGACCGTGTCAGAGACGGTGTACGGAAAAAG GTGGATTCTGCAGGTGGACTATCGAAGACATTGTTTAATTTAGCCTACAACCGTCGATTGTCGGCAATAAATGGCAGTTGGTTTGGGGCATGGGGATTAGAAAAGCTTATATGGAACATTCTAGTATTTAAAAAGGTTCGGGCCATTTTGGGGGGTCGTATCCGCTTCATATTGTCTGGAGGTGCCCCTTTGTCTGCTGATACTCAAAGATTCATCAACGTTTGTCTTGG TGCTCCAATAGGTCAAGGTTATGGTCTTACTGAGACATGTGCTGGTGGGACGTTTTCTGAGTACGATGATACATCTGTTGGTCGTGTTGGTGCACCTCTTCCTTGCTCCTATATCAAG TTAATAGATTGGCCTGAAGGCGGTTATTTAACCAGTGATTCACCTATGCCGCGTGGAGAAATAGTGATTGGTGGGCCCAATGTTACTCTTGGATATTTCAAAAACGACGAGAAGACCAAAGAAGTATACAAG GTTGATGAGAGAGGGTTTAGGTGGTTCTATACAGGCGATGTTGGGCAGTTTCATAAAGACGGTTGCCTCGAGATAATCGACCGTAAAAAGGATATCGTCAAACTTCAACATGGAGAATATGTTTCTCTAGGAAAG GTTGAGGCAGCTTTAAGTGTTAGCCCTTATGTTGATAACATCATGGTGTACGCTAGTTCGTTCCATAGTTATTGTGTGGCTCTAGTGGTTGCATCACAATCTGCAGTCGAATATTGGGCCGTGCAGAAAGGTGTCGAGTTCAATGACTTTGCAAGTTTGTGCGAGATGGAAGAAACGGTTAAAGAAGTTTATAATTCCCttgtaaag GCTGCAAAAACAGCACGATTGGAGAGATTTGAGATTCCTGCAAAGATCAAGTTGCTATCAGAAGCATGGACTCCTGAATCTGGACTGGTTACTGCTGCACTTAAGCTCAAAAGAGACGTTATCAGGAAGATGTTTTCAGAGGATCTTGCTAATTTCTACGCATCTTGA